The following proteins are encoded in a genomic region of Planococcus lenghuensis:
- a CDS encoding alkaline phosphatase — protein sequence MINKRQGKKLLPAMVISSLLVGGFAAGYPGAAAKGENPAQNPETAVKEANQKQAKIKNVIFLIGDGMGPAYNTAYRAFKDNQATPYMEKTAFDTYLVGMQQTYSWDPEQSVTDSAAAATSLAAGIKTYNGAIAVDMEKNDVKTVLETAKEDGKATGLVATSQINHATPASFGSHDESRHNYNDIADDYFDDLVNGEHKVDVLLGGGTSYFDRADRNLTAEFAEDGYGVVTTRAELLKDESDQLLGLFAPKGLDKAIDRNEETPSLAEMTDEALERLSEDQDGFFLMVEGSQIDWAGHDNDIVGAMSEMEDFEKAFARAIEFAEQDEHTLVITTADHSTGGFALGRDGEYKWDPRPLQAAERTPDFMAAQIAAGSPVEEVLAEYINLDLTAEEVQSVKDAAASGKAVEIDNAIEHIFNIRSGTGWTTGGHTGVDVNVYAYGPQWEEFVGLHDNHILGQKVMEVFSNTRNGK from the coding sequence ATGATTAACAAAAGACAGGGGAAAAAGCTACTACCCGCAATGGTTATTTCTTCACTTCTCGTCGGCGGTTTCGCTGCTGGTTATCCGGGAGCTGCTGCAAAAGGAGAAAACCCGGCCCAAAACCCAGAAACTGCAGTAAAAGAGGCAAACCAGAAGCAGGCCAAAATCAAAAACGTGATTTTCTTAATCGGTGACGGGATGGGGCCAGCCTACAATACTGCGTATCGGGCTTTTAAGGATAATCAAGCGACGCCTTATATGGAAAAAACGGCGTTCGATACATATCTGGTCGGGATGCAGCAGACCTATTCGTGGGATCCGGAACAGAGTGTGACCGATTCTGCCGCTGCCGCGACTTCCCTTGCAGCCGGCATTAAAACCTATAATGGCGCTATCGCAGTTGACATGGAAAAAAACGATGTGAAAACGGTACTGGAAACGGCTAAGGAAGACGGAAAAGCGACCGGTCTGGTGGCGACGTCCCAAATCAATCATGCAACCCCGGCTTCATTTGGTTCTCATGATGAGTCCCGGCACAACTACAATGACATCGCGGATGATTACTTTGATGACCTGGTGAACGGTGAACATAAGGTGGACGTTCTCTTAGGAGGCGGTACAAGTTATTTTGACCGGGCTGACCGGAACCTGACTGCCGAATTTGCGGAAGATGGATATGGCGTGGTGACGACCCGGGCAGAGTTGCTTAAGGACGAGAGTGACCAGCTCCTTGGCTTATTTGCTCCAAAAGGATTGGACAAAGCCATTGACCGAAATGAAGAAACCCCTTCCCTCGCCGAGATGACAGATGAAGCGCTCGAACGCTTAAGCGAGGACCAGGACGGATTCTTCCTGATGGTTGAAGGAAGCCAGATCGACTGGGCTGGCCATGATAATGATATCGTCGGAGCTATGAGCGAAATGGAAGACTTCGAGAAAGCATTTGCACGGGCCATTGAGTTTGCAGAACAGGATGAGCATACACTTGTCATCACAACCGCAGATCATTCTACTGGTGGTTTTGCGTTAGGCCGGGATGGCGAGTATAAATGGGATCCACGCCCTTTGCAGGCAGCGGAACGCACTCCTGACTTCATGGCGGCCCAGATAGCGGCAGGATCACCTGTGGAAGAGGTACTGGCTGAATACATCAACTTGGATTTGACTGCTGAAGAAGTCCAATCCGTCAAAGACGCTGCTGCCAGCGGGAAAGCTGTTGAAATCGATAATGCCATCGAACACATCTTTAACATTCGCTCCGGGACTGGCTGGACGACCGGCGGCCATACCGGTGTGGACGTCAATGTATATGCCTACGGGCCGCAGTGGGAAGAGTTTGTCGGCCTTCATGACAATCACATTCTTGGCCAAAAAGTAATGGAAGTCTTCAGTAACACAAGAAACGGAAAATAA
- a CDS encoding pyruvate oxidase: protein MSEQKAGQYVIDLLKEWKVNRIYGMPGDSINEFFEVLRQEEAIQFIQIRHEETGALAASAYSKLTGEIGVCLSIAGPGAVHLQNGLYDAKKDKTPVLALVGQISSTLVGTDNFQELKLESLFEEVAVYNRRAESAEQLPDLLNQAIRTAYAEKGPAVLIVPDDLFTTKIKRQKTLTSSAYSRPRIRAAKEDLAAGLELLQKAKNPVILAGKGAKGAKAEVLAFAEKINAPIIVSLPAKGMIPDEHPQNMGQLGQLGTKQSYEAMQETDLLILAGTAFPYRDYLPPNAPAIQIDIDPRVIGKYYPATVGIAAELGPTLAWLTEEANEKEDTFLKKYIGKRNDWHRQLQDEMAEETEHLQPQQVIAEVQRILEPNAIISLDVGSVTIWSAHYLQLSSQQLVLSAWLATMGSGLPGALAAKLAYPDKQVIALAGDGGFSMGMQDFVTAVKYDLPMIIVIFNNQKIQLIEEEQKSIGNTPTNIHLANIDFAAFATACGGQGYTAKTRAELREALAKAKESKKPMVIDAYVEDVSPPMR, encoded by the coding sequence ATGTCCGAACAAAAAGCAGGTCAGTATGTCATCGATCTTTTGAAGGAATGGAAGGTGAATCGCATTTACGGGATGCCGGGAGATTCAATCAATGAATTCTTCGAGGTGCTGCGCCAGGAGGAGGCGATCCAATTTATCCAGATTCGGCATGAAGAGACAGGAGCGCTTGCGGCTTCCGCCTATTCAAAGCTGACCGGGGAAATTGGTGTATGCCTTTCTATTGCCGGACCAGGCGCCGTTCACCTCCAAAACGGGCTGTATGATGCAAAGAAAGACAAAACCCCTGTACTGGCGCTGGTTGGGCAGATAAGCAGCACATTGGTCGGAACCGATAACTTTCAGGAACTGAAGCTGGAATCGCTGTTTGAAGAAGTGGCGGTCTATAACCGGCGTGCGGAATCAGCCGAACAGCTGCCGGATCTGCTGAACCAGGCCATCCGGACCGCTTATGCGGAAAAGGGGCCAGCCGTACTGATTGTGCCGGATGACTTGTTCACCACAAAAATTAAAAGGCAAAAGACACTCACTTCCTCCGCTTATTCCCGGCCTCGGATTCGGGCTGCAAAAGAAGACCTGGCGGCAGGGCTTGAACTGCTTCAGAAAGCGAAGAACCCGGTTATCCTGGCCGGTAAAGGCGCTAAGGGCGCGAAGGCTGAAGTACTGGCGTTTGCCGAAAAAATCAATGCGCCTATTATTGTGTCGCTTCCTGCCAAAGGGATGATTCCGGATGAACATCCGCAAAACATGGGGCAGCTTGGCCAGTTAGGCACAAAGCAATCGTACGAAGCCATGCAGGAGACTGACTTGTTGATACTGGCTGGAACTGCATTTCCTTACCGGGACTACCTCCCGCCGAACGCTCCGGCCATCCAAATCGATATCGACCCGCGGGTGATCGGCAAGTATTATCCGGCCACTGTGGGAATTGCCGCAGAACTCGGGCCAACACTCGCCTGGCTAACAGAAGAAGCAAACGAAAAAGAGGATACTTTTTTAAAGAAGTATATCGGGAAACGCAATGACTGGCACCGGCAGCTGCAGGACGAGATGGCCGAAGAGACAGAGCACCTGCAGCCGCAGCAGGTGATCGCGGAAGTGCAGCGGATTTTGGAACCGAATGCCATCATCTCGCTGGATGTGGGCAGCGTCACCATCTGGTCCGCCCATTACCTTCAACTCTCCTCTCAGCAGCTGGTGCTGTCTGCGTGGCTTGCCACCATGGGGAGCGGACTGCCGGGCGCTCTTGCAGCGAAGCTGGCCTATCCGGATAAACAAGTGATTGCGCTTGCCGGAGACGGCGGTTTCTCGATGGGCATGCAGGACTTTGTCACTGCCGTTAAATATGACCTTCCGATGATCATTGTGATTTTCAATAACCAAAAAATCCAGCTGATTGAAGAGGAACAGAAAAGCATCGGCAACACACCGACGAATATTCACCTGGCCAACATCGATTTCGCAGCGTTCGCGACTGCCTGCGGCGGGCAGGGATATACCGCCAAAACACGTGCCGAGCTGCGGGAAGCGTTGGCGAAGGCAAAGGAAAGCAAGAAACCTATGGTGATCGATGCCTATGTCGAAGATGTGTCGCCGCCAATGCGATAA
- a CDS encoding ABC transporter permease, which translates to MIQTALFEHIFLSFIAIAAGIVIALPAGILISRHETAAEPVIGVTAILQTIPSLALFGFLVPVVGIGSPTALIALIIYALLPILRNTYAGIVAVDGAIIEAGRGMGMTTAQVLWKIELPLALPFIMAGVRTATVLTVGVATLATFVGAGGLGDIIYRGLQSYNNSLVLAGALPVALLAIAFDWLLKLVEQKTTPKGLKRQGEKN; encoded by the coding sequence ATGATCCAGACAGCTCTGTTTGAGCATATCTTCTTATCGTTTATCGCAATAGCGGCTGGCATTGTGATTGCACTGCCGGCAGGTATACTGATTTCACGACATGAGACAGCCGCAGAGCCGGTCATCGGTGTAACTGCCATTCTCCAGACCATCCCGAGCCTGGCGCTGTTCGGTTTCCTGGTGCCGGTTGTCGGGATCGGTTCACCGACCGCATTGATCGCTTTGATCATATACGCACTGCTGCCGATTCTGCGCAATACATACGCCGGTATCGTAGCGGTCGACGGGGCGATAATAGAAGCGGGACGGGGGATGGGGATGACGACTGCCCAAGTGCTTTGGAAGATTGAGCTGCCGCTTGCCTTGCCATTCATCATGGCGGGAGTCCGGACAGCAACGGTACTGACGGTCGGTGTAGCCACTCTTGCGACATTCGTCGGTGCCGGAGGCTTAGGCGATATTATTTATCGCGGGCTGCAGTCCTATAACAATTCGCTCGTGCTTGCAGGAGCATTGCCGGTTGCCCTGCTTGCGATTGCTTTTGATTGGCTGCTGAAATTAGTTGAGCAGAAAACCACACCGAAGGGGTTAAAACGACAGGGGGAGAAGAATTGA
- a CDS encoding glycine betaine ABC transporter substrate-binding protein, with amino-acid sequence MRKAGLGMLTAAVLLGGCSGGEEAAEPIVIGGKPWTEQYILPHILGQYIEAHSDYEVEYEDGLGEVAILTPALEQGEIDLYVEYTGTGLKDVLKMESEAGQSSEEVLQQVRAGYEEELGATWLEPLGFENGYTLAYSKESGFEAETYSDLAAVSRSQELVFGGPHSVYEREGDGYDDLTEAYNFNFAGTESFDSAVMYEAVRSGAVDVIPAFTTDSRIGLFDLATTKDDLNFFPKYDAAPVVRLETLEEYPELEEVLNGLAGEISEEEMLGMNARVDIDKEQPQDVAHDFLIEQGLIEE; translated from the coding sequence TTGAGAAAAGCAGGATTAGGGATGCTGACAGCTGCTGTGCTTCTTGGAGGCTGCAGCGGCGGAGAAGAAGCGGCTGAGCCGATTGTCATTGGTGGCAAGCCATGGACGGAACAATATATTCTGCCTCATATTCTTGGGCAATATATTGAAGCGCATTCCGATTATGAAGTGGAGTATGAGGATGGACTGGGAGAAGTGGCAATTCTGACGCCTGCCTTGGAGCAGGGGGAAATTGATCTGTATGTGGAATATACAGGGACTGGACTGAAGGATGTTCTGAAGATGGAATCAGAAGCCGGGCAGTCATCTGAAGAAGTGCTCCAGCAGGTGCGTGCGGGTTACGAGGAGGAATTGGGCGCAACGTGGCTCGAGCCGCTCGGTTTTGAAAATGGTTATACATTAGCTTATTCCAAAGAAAGCGGATTTGAAGCTGAAACCTATTCCGATCTTGCAGCTGTTTCCCGTTCCCAAGAGCTTGTATTCGGAGGACCTCACTCCGTCTATGAGCGTGAGGGGGACGGCTATGACGATTTGACCGAGGCGTACAATTTTAACTTTGCCGGAACGGAAAGTTTTGATTCAGCAGTAATGTACGAAGCGGTTCGAAGTGGAGCGGTGGATGTAATCCCAGCCTTCACGACGGATAGCCGGATTGGCCTATTCGATCTTGCAACGACAAAAGATGATTTGAACTTCTTCCCGAAATACGATGCGGCTCCGGTCGTCCGACTCGAGACGCTTGAAGAGTATCCGGAACTGGAAGAAGTGCTGAACGGACTCGCCGGTGAAATCAGCGAGGAAGAGATGCTGGGAATGAATGCCCGCGTGGATATCGACAAAGAACAGCCGCAAGACGTGGCACATGACTTTCTGATTGAACAAGGATTAATTGAAGAATAG
- a CDS encoding flavodoxin family protein → MRLKALVLNCTLKKSPETSNTEALINETLKFFDKEGVPTEVLRLADYNIAHAMKVDAGEGDDWPKIHRKVLDADILIVATPIWMGEKSSYATKAIERIYAGSSDTNDKGQYIYYNKVAGAIVTGNEDGAKDSAKSILYGLGHMGFTIPPNVDTYWVGQAGPGPSFIEAEGQKNSFTMQHAKIMAYNLIHFARMFKQKPIPSEGTVIDQDKQNVDK, encoded by the coding sequence ATGCGACTGAAAGCATTGGTGTTGAACTGTACGCTGAAGAAAAGCCCGGAAACGTCAAATACAGAGGCCCTGATCAATGAAACGCTCAAGTTTTTTGATAAAGAAGGAGTGCCGACCGAAGTCCTCCGGCTGGCGGATTACAACATTGCGCACGCGATGAAAGTCGACGCGGGAGAAGGGGACGATTGGCCGAAAATCCACCGGAAAGTGTTAGATGCTGACATTCTGATCGTCGCTACCCCCATCTGGATGGGGGAGAAGAGCAGCTATGCTACAAAAGCCATTGAACGGATCTACGCAGGAAGCAGTGATACGAATGACAAGGGGCAGTACATTTACTATAACAAGGTCGCCGGCGCAATTGTAACTGGCAATGAAGACGGAGCGAAGGATAGTGCCAAATCGATTTTGTATGGGTTGGGTCATATGGGCTTTACGATACCGCCAAATGTGGATACCTATTGGGTCGGTCAAGCAGGGCCGGGTCCTTCCTTCATTGAAGCGGAGGGTCAAAAGAACAGCTTCACGATGCAGCATGCGAAAATTATGGCTTACAACCTCATCCACTTTGCCCGGATGTTCAAACAGAAGCCGATCCCGTCGGAAGGTACCGTCATCGACCAGGACAAGCAAAACGTGGATAAGTAA
- the egtB gene encoding ergothioneine biosynthesis protein EgtB gives MTSMTDTALVKHFTDVRERTLKLIQPLETEDFIIQSHPDVSPPKWHIAHTTWFFERMILKEFKADYEEFNPVFDFLFNSYYNTIGPYQPRHQRGVLSRPTVEEVISYRASVNEHVLRLLSESREPEIQQEIEQLVNLGLQHEQQHQELILMDVKYNFFVNPLFPTYTKREELPAVGRKESNFIPFEGGLVEIGHNGEGFSFDNERPRHKVWLEPFKLAAKPVTNGEYLAFIEDGGYEKSEYWLSDGWNVVKDNGWKAPLYWMKDEQGNWNIFTLSGIQELHTEEPVSHVSFYEADAFSRWKGKRLPTEAEWEYASQGIAIQGNTMEKEVYHPMPAEGDAQAPLLKMFGDVWEWTASAYSPYPRSKPLEGALGEYNAKFMSNQMVLRGGSCATPASHIRETYRNFFPPDKRWQFGGFRLAEDRE, from the coding sequence ATGACAAGCATGACCGACACCGCTTTAGTTAAACACTTTACAGACGTACGGGAACGGACACTGAAGCTCATACAGCCACTCGAAACAGAGGATTTCATCATTCAGTCCCACCCCGACGTCAGTCCGCCGAAATGGCATATCGCTCATACTACCTGGTTTTTTGAACGGATGATTTTGAAGGAATTCAAAGCGGATTATGAGGAATTCAATCCTGTCTTCGATTTTCTGTTCAATTCGTATTACAACACCATTGGGCCTTATCAGCCGCGCCATCAGCGAGGCGTTTTATCGAGGCCGACAGTGGAGGAAGTCATCAGCTACCGTGCTTCCGTAAATGAACACGTACTGAGGCTATTATCGGAGTCGCGGGAACCGGAGATTCAGCAGGAAATTGAGCAACTGGTGAACCTGGGTCTTCAGCACGAACAGCAGCACCAAGAACTGATTCTGATGGATGTCAAATACAATTTCTTTGTCAATCCGCTTTTTCCAACTTATACAAAAAGGGAAGAACTCCCCGCCGTTGGAAGAAAGGAAAGCAACTTTATCCCATTTGAAGGTGGGTTGGTGGAAATCGGGCATAACGGGGAGGGGTTTTCATTTGATAACGAACGCCCCCGGCATAAAGTCTGGCTGGAGCCCTTCAAGCTGGCGGCTAAGCCCGTCACAAATGGGGAATACCTGGCGTTCATCGAAGACGGCGGTTATGAGAAATCGGAATACTGGCTGTCGGACGGCTGGAACGTCGTGAAGGACAACGGCTGGAAAGCGCCACTTTATTGGATGAAGGACGAGCAGGGAAACTGGAATATCTTTACTTTGTCGGGTATCCAGGAATTACACACCGAGGAACCGGTTTCTCACGTTAGTTTTTATGAAGCCGATGCGTTCAGCAGATGGAAAGGCAAACGACTGCCGACAGAAGCGGAATGGGAATATGCCTCCCAAGGAATCGCCATTCAAGGAAACACTATGGAAAAAGAGGTGTATCACCCGATGCCGGCTGAGGGAGACGCACAGGCACCCCTCCTAAAAATGTTCGGTGATGTATGGGAATGGACAGCGAGCGCATACTCGCCGTATCCAAGAAGCAAACCGCTTGAAGGCGCCTTAGGAGAGTACAACGCAAAATTCATGAGCAATCAGATGGTCCTGCGCGGCGGATCATGCGCTACACCTGCCAGTCATATCCGGGAAACGTACCGGAACTTTTTTCCACCGGACAAGCGATGGCAGTTCGGCGGCTTCCGCTTGGCGGAGGATCGGGAATGA
- a CDS encoding oxidoreductase, whose amino-acid sequence MNNEKFPSLFSEGELSNIKLENRVGLAPMTRTSATESGLATEDMAQYYANFARGGFGLILTEGTYTDELYSQGYWNQPGIATKEQAEAWKPVVEAVHQEGAKIISQLMHAGALSQGNRFNEQTAGPSAVKPKGEQLGFYGGQGEFQTPQEMTQADIDDVIAGFVTAAKNAKEVGFDGVEIHGANGYVLDQFLTDYTNQRDDEYGGSVENRLRLALQVTEAVRHAVGSDFPVGIRISQAKVNDADHKWANGEAEAEAIFSRLQETGVDYIHIAEPDAASPAFGNEGPTLVELAKRHGKTFVIANGSIGTGEAAEAVLGDEKADLVTIGKAALANQDWAKRVAEGQKLEAFDFQKMLLPKATLKPFEYQPLTKKS is encoded by the coding sequence ATGAACAATGAAAAATTCCCATCTTTGTTTTCTGAAGGTGAATTGAGCAATATTAAATTGGAGAACCGGGTTGGACTTGCTCCGATGACACGGACAAGTGCAACAGAAAGCGGACTGGCCACGGAGGATATGGCGCAGTATTACGCCAATTTCGCCCGGGGAGGATTCGGTCTGATTTTGACCGAAGGGACTTACACTGATGAATTGTACAGCCAAGGTTACTGGAATCAGCCTGGTATTGCGACGAAGGAACAGGCGGAAGCGTGGAAGCCAGTCGTCGAAGCGGTCCATCAAGAAGGAGCCAAAATTATTTCCCAATTGATGCATGCCGGCGCCTTATCGCAAGGCAATCGTTTCAATGAGCAGACAGCCGGACCGTCCGCCGTCAAACCGAAAGGCGAGCAATTGGGCTTTTACGGAGGACAAGGGGAATTCCAGACACCGCAAGAAATGACTCAGGCAGACATCGATGATGTAATCGCAGGATTTGTCACGGCTGCAAAAAACGCCAAAGAAGTCGGATTTGACGGTGTGGAAATCCATGGCGCAAACGGGTATGTCCTCGATCAGTTCCTGACCGATTACACGAACCAGCGGGACGACGAATACGGCGGCTCGGTCGAGAACCGGCTGCGCCTCGCGCTTCAAGTGACGGAAGCTGTCCGTCACGCTGTGGGATCCGATTTTCCGGTCGGAATCCGTATCTCACAAGCGAAAGTGAACGATGCCGACCATAAATGGGCGAACGGGGAGGCGGAAGCTGAAGCGATTTTCAGCCGATTGCAAGAAACCGGTGTGGATTATATCCACATAGCTGAGCCGGATGCCGCATCTCCTGCTTTTGGAAACGAAGGACCGACACTGGTGGAATTAGCGAAAAGACACGGAAAAACCTTTGTAATCGCTAATGGCTCAATAGGAACTGGGGAAGCGGCCGAAGCGGTATTGGGCGATGAAAAAGCGGACCTGGTAACCATCGGTAAAGCCGCACTCGCGAATCAGGATTGGGCAAAGCGGGTAGCGGAAGGACAAAAGTTGGAAGCATTCGATTTCCAGAAAATGTTGCTTCCTAAAGCAACATTGAAGCCGTTTGAGTATCAGCCACTAACGAAGAAATCCTAA
- a CDS encoding N-acetylmuramoyl-L-alanine amidase family protein: protein MRNLRKFRFYYAGAYAASPYVAESRASAIFLQARIRETWNLKNRGVNPFGYGNLHVLRENTKPAAFVETGFIDSSADIQYLKSDFERKRMGCALYLGVLDYFYHYKGRQDVLPLYNAVDGTTSKRLH, encoded by the coding sequence GTGAGAAACCTACGAAAGTTTCGATTCTACTATGCAGGAGCATATGCCGCCAGTCCATATGTAGCAGAGTCTCGTGCATCGGCAATTTTTCTTCAAGCACGGATACGGGAGACGTGGAATTTGAAAAACCGAGGGGTAAATCCGTTCGGATATGGAAATTTACATGTATTGCGAGAAAATACAAAGCCAGCAGCATTTGTGGAAACGGGCTTCATTGATTCCAGTGCTGATATCCAGTATCTAAAATCAGACTTTGAACGGAAGCGTATGGGCTGTGCTCTCTATCTTGGGGTACTTGACTATTTTTATCATTATAAAGGCCGTCAAGATGTCTTGCCTTTATACAATGCAGTAGATGGCACTACCAGCAAGCGATTGCATTGA
- a CDS encoding metallophosphoesterase, translated as MKKWLVISGLLLASIALFIWINNKWITVSEYTITSPDIPKAFIGARIVHISDLQRTTFGEEQSPILKKVAGAEPDLIFVTGDLVDSDSYQLEPVLTLVNGLKEIAEVYFVTGNQEISKGRSEEVLFALKETGITILENEMVDWTLDGETIYIAGIHDPLMSASNHSSMKDSTIHDPLMSYSERMDNYVQKSLNEIPFTGTFTLLLTHRPELIDIYAESEADVVFSGHAHGGQIRIPGIGGLFAPGQGVFPDLTQGVHEFGGAQLVITRGLGNSSFPLRINNRPEVVVVTLKNKEVHVID; from the coding sequence TTGAAAAAATGGTTAGTCATCTCGGGCTTACTACTTGCAAGCATCGCTCTATTCATTTGGATTAATAATAAATGGATCACTGTCTCAGAGTATACAATTACTTCACCTGATATACCAAAAGCATTTATCGGGGCGCGTATTGTGCATATTTCGGATTTGCAAAGAACGACGTTTGGCGAAGAACAGTCTCCAATTCTGAAAAAAGTTGCAGGTGCAGAGCCGGACTTGATTTTTGTGACCGGCGACTTAGTAGACAGCGATAGCTATCAGCTAGAACCAGTTTTAACTTTAGTCAATGGGCTTAAAGAAATCGCAGAAGTCTATTTTGTTACTGGCAATCAGGAGATTTCCAAGGGGCGTTCTGAAGAAGTGTTATTCGCACTTAAAGAAACAGGAATCACTATATTAGAAAACGAAATGGTTGATTGGACACTGGATGGAGAAACGATTTATATTGCCGGTATTCATGATCCGTTGATGAGCGCCAGCAACCATAGCTCAATGAAAGATTCCACTATTCACGATCCGTTAATGAGTTATTCTGAAAGGATGGACAATTATGTCCAAAAATCTCTCAATGAAATTCCGTTCACGGGTACTTTCACGTTGCTCCTCACGCATCGGCCGGAACTAATTGATATTTACGCGGAATCGGAAGCGGACGTAGTATTTTCTGGACATGCACACGGTGGACAGATTCGTATTCCAGGGATCGGGGGTCTATTTGCTCCAGGACAGGGAGTTTTTCCGGATTTGACACAGGGAGTGCACGAGTTCGGAGGTGCCCAGTTAGTCATCACCCGCGGGCTCGGCAATAGTAGTTTCCCACTTCGCATCAATAATCGTCCGGAAGTGGTAGTGGTTACATTGAAAAATAAAGAGGTGCATGTGATTGACTGA
- a CDS encoding copper amine oxidase — translation MWSAHIGYFVDYVKATGAGDEAAKQAALDELAEYRADFSSFLEGATDERLKAEMLAEGLQVHVNQLIGAFDSYVAGDFEQAYEYERAAIEHLHMVAKGLSVAIVDQFPDEFNNTKADTPAGDLRAHLNHLLSEHAGLAAIVMQNGLNGSEEFEASAKELSANTEDLTAAIASVYGEEAGQAFEEMWSEHIGYFVDYTEATAAGDEAARQAALDELSMYKEDFSSFIATATDGEVPAEVMAQGLQTHIEQLTAALDLYAAEDYEAAFEEIRGAYAHMYGAAKGLSGGIVTQMPEKFSTEMPGMPETGMGGTADSAEMAWMLWALPFLALAGGVAVARRKEENVQ, via the coding sequence ATGTGGAGCGCACATATCGGCTACTTTGTTGATTACGTGAAAGCCACCGGTGCAGGAGACGAAGCGGCCAAACAGGCGGCGTTGGATGAACTAGCGGAATATCGGGCCGACTTCTCCAGCTTCCTGGAAGGCGCCACCGATGAACGGCTGAAAGCAGAAATGCTCGCAGAAGGACTTCAAGTGCATGTGAATCAGCTGATCGGCGCTTTTGACAGCTACGTCGCCGGCGATTTCGAACAGGCATATGAATATGAAAGAGCAGCGATTGAGCACCTTCATATGGTCGCAAAAGGATTATCCGTCGCGATTGTGGATCAGTTCCCGGATGAGTTCAACAATACGAAAGCAGACACACCGGCCGGGGACTTGCGGGCTCACCTGAACCACCTGTTGTCTGAACATGCGGGACTGGCAGCGATCGTCATGCAGAATGGCTTGAACGGATCCGAAGAGTTTGAAGCATCCGCCAAGGAATTGAGCGCCAATACGGAAGATTTAACGGCAGCCATCGCTTCTGTGTATGGGGAAGAGGCAGGCCAAGCTTTTGAAGAGATGTGGTCGGAACATATCGGTTACTTCGTTGATTATACAGAAGCGACAGCTGCAGGTGATGAAGCGGCAAGACAGGCCGCGTTGGACGAACTTTCCATGTACAAAGAAGACTTCTCTAGCTTCATCGCGACAGCGACAGATGGAGAAGTACCGGCTGAGGTAATGGCTCAAGGGCTGCAGACGCATATTGAGCAATTGACGGCAGCGCTTGATCTGTATGCAGCAGAGGATTACGAGGCTGCATTTGAAGAGATCCGCGGTGCTTATGCCCATATGTACGGGGCAGCCAAAGGCTTATCCGGTGGCATCGTAACTCAGATGCCGGAGAAGTTCAGCACTGAAATGCCGGGCATGCCGGAAACCGGCATGGGCGGAACAGCCGATTCAGCTGAAATGGCTTGGATGTTGTGGGCCCTTCCGTTCCTCGCCCTTGCCGGTGGAGTTGCCGTTGCAAGAAGAAAAGAAGAAAACGTACAGTAA